The following proteins are co-located in the Megalobrama amblycephala isolate DHTTF-2021 linkage group LG12, ASM1881202v1, whole genome shotgun sequence genome:
- the LOC125279980 gene encoding gastrula zinc finger protein XlCGF52.1-like, which yields MEYIKEETEDMTISEPFRVKHEETKEQTDLMLLKEESPDLNEMEEEDQYEKHDFINEDSLCSQTEKSSAQKRGEEAGSKRSFTCHQCGNFFTTAGNLKIHMRVHTGEKPFTCDQCGKSYTRSNTLKDHMMVHTGERPFECDQCGKSYTRSKTLMIHMRIHTGERPYTCNQCGKCFIRKDNLKLHMKIHTRENHFICHQCGKSFKDIEHLNKHVIIHSEEKPFKCHQCGKRFKISKNIKAHMRSHSEEKPFKCHQCGKGFVINKDLIRHMRSHTEERPFKCHQCGKGLKHEESLAYHMKIHTGEKPFSCTQCGKCFIHRGQLTVHMRVHSRGNNWKCKFCGECFTEKKLLQIHRSTHSHKEKPFPCPQCGKRYTFKGRLKNHIRSHKREKAFTLFHHVESGSYIKDTLIVT from the exons ATGGAGTatattaaagaggagactgaagacatgacAATCTCAGAACcattcagagtgaaacatgaagaaactaaggaacaaacag ACCTGATGCTGCTTAAAGAGGAGAGTCCAGATCTGAATGAAATGGAGGAGGAAGATCAGTATGAGAAACATGATTTCATAAATGAAGATAGTCTTTGCTCACAGACTGAGAAGTCTTCCGCACAAAAAAGAGGCGAGGAGGCAGGATCTAAAAGATCTTTTACTTGCCATCAGTGTGGAAACTTTTTCACTACAGCAGGAAACCTTAAaatccacatgagagttcatactggagagaagcctttcacatgtgatcagtgtggaaagagttacaCACGAAGCAATACCTTAAAGGATCATATGAtggttcacactggagaaagacCTTTCgaatgtgatcagtgtggaaaaagttacACGCGAAGCAAGACCTTAATGATtcacatgaggattcacactggagaaaggcCTTACACATGCAATCAGTGTGGAAAGTGTTTCATACGTAAAGACAACCTTAAATTacacatgaaaattcacacaAGAGAGAACCATTTTATATgccatcagtgtggaaagagtttcaaagaCATAGAACACCTTAACAAGCATGTGATAATTCACTCCGAAGAGAAGCCTTTCAAATGTCACCAATGTGGAAAGAGGttcaaaataagtaaaaatattaagGCGCACATGAGAAGTCACAGTGAGGAGAAGCCTTTCAAGTGCCATCAGTGTGGAAAGGGATTTGTAATAAATAAGGACCTCATAAGACACATGAGAAGTCACACTGAGGAGAGACCTTTCAAGTGCCATCAATGTGGAAAGGGTTTAAAACATGAAGAATCGCTTGCTTACCACATGaagattcacactggagagaagcctttcagctgcactcagtgtggaaagtgtTTCATACATAGAGGACAGCTTActgttcacatgagagttcactcAAGAGGGAACAATTGGAAATGTAAATTTTGTGGAGAGTGTTTTACAGAAAAGAAACTCCTTCAGATACATAGAAGTACTCACAGCCACAAAGAAAAGCCTTTCCCCtgtcctcagtgtggaaagCGTTACACATTTAAAGGACGCCTTAAGAATCACATCAGATCTCACAAAAGGGAGAAGGCATTCACCTTATTTCACCATGTGGAAAGTGGTTCATACATAAAGGACACCTTAATTGTCACATGA
- the LOC125279978 gene encoding gastrula zinc finger protein XlCGF26.1-like → MAFIKEETEDMNISEPFRVKHEDTEEQEGTQGSELGSPDLNDHKITVTDLMPLKEESPELNETEEKQQCEKHDFIAEEKLCLQSENSSSEKSGEEARGSKRSFTCQQCGNLFTTARNLKIHMKVHAGEKPFTCDQCGKSYTKKKTLNDHMRIHTGERPFKCDQCGKSYTKKKTLNDHMRIHTGERPFECDQCGKTYTRKDSLNFHLRIHSGENSFICHQCGKRFTRKDSLKLHMRIHTGENCFICLQCGKHFTRKDTLNVHMRIHTGENCFICHQCGQCFTTLKRLNKHRIIHSEEKPFKCDQCEKVFKMKKHLKRHLTLHTVEKPFKGHQCGVCEQVFKRKNDLKRHITSHSAEKLFKCHQCGKCLKHEESLTCHMKLHTGERPFSCPQCGKSFINKSYLTTHMRFHSIENIFKCTQCGKSFTKKKHLRLHESAHPKAQYFPCPECGKSFTPKENLRKHMRIHTGERPYTWEDFLI, encoded by the exons ATGgcatttattaaagaggagactgaagacatgaacATTTCAGAACcattcagagtgaaacatgaagatactgaggagCAAGAAG GTACTCAAGGATCAGAGTTGGGAAGCCCTGATCTAAATGATCATAAAATAACTGTTACAG ACCTGATGCCACTTAAAGAGGAGAGTCCTGAACTGAATGAAACGGAGGAGAAACAACAGTGTGAGAAACATGATTTCATAGCTGAAGAAAAACTTTGCTTGCAGAGTGAAAACTCTTCCTCAGAAAAAAGTGGTGAGGAGGCAAGAGGATCTAAAAGATCTTTCACctgtcaacagtgtggaaacTTGTTCACTACAGCAAGAAACCTTAAAATCCACATGAAAGTTCAtgctggagagaagcctttcacatgtgatcagtgtggaaagagttacacaaaaaaaaagacattaaatgatcacatgaggattcacactggagaaagacctttcaaatgtgatcagtgtggaaagagttacaccaaaaaaaagacattaaatgatcacatgaggattcacactggagaaagacCTTTCGAATgcgatcagtgtggaaagacttACACACGTAAAGACTCCCTTAATTTCCACCTGAGGATTCACTCAGGAGAGAACAGTTTTATATGTCATCAGTGTGGAAAGCGTTTTACACGCAAAGACTCCCTTAAAttacacatgagaattcacacagGAGAGAACTGTTTTATATGTCTTCAGTGTGGAAAGCATTTCACACGTAAAGACACCCTCAATgtacacatgagaattcacacagGAGAGAATTGTTTTATATGTCACCAGTGTGGACAGTGTTTCACGACTTTGAAACGCCTTAACAAGCACAGGATAATTCACTCTGAAGAGAAGCCCTTCAAATGTGACCAATGTGAAAAGGTGTTCAAAATGAAAAAGCACCTGAAGAGACACTTGACACTTCACACTGTGGAGAAGCCTTTTAAGGGCCATCAGTGTGGAGTCTGTGAACAGGTGTTCAAAAGAAAGAACGACCTAAAGAGACACATTACAAGTCACTCTGCAGAGAAGCTTTTTAAGTGCCATCAGTGTGGGAAGTGTTTAAAACATGAAGAATCCCTTACTTGTCACATGAAACTTCACACAGGAGAGAGGCCTTTcagctgccctcagtgtggaaagagtttcataaataaatcataCCTTACTACTCACATGAGATTTCACTCAATagagaatatttttaaatgcactcaatgtggaaagagttttacaaAGAAGAAACACCTTAGACTGCATGAAAGTGCTCACCCCAAAGCGCAGTATTTCCCCTGTcctgagtgtggaaagagtttcacacctAAAGAAAacctcagaaaacacatgagaattcacactggagagagaccTTACACCTGGGAAGATTTTCTTATATAA